A section of the Bacillota bacterium genome encodes:
- a CDS encoding iron chelate uptake ABC transporter family permease subunit: MGQRRKWTLVLLLMLVGLICVGVFVTTIGPANITMKNAFRIILSRIPGVGKLITPDWPTSHEIIVLRVRLPRVLVGVVVGAGLSIAGVSFQGLFRNSMADPYVIGISGGGSFGASLAIVLGVTSPIPWIGAVPLCAFLGALGTAFVVYRIAKVGRRVPADTLLLSGIAVGALLSALVSLMMLLSSKDLYQILYWGLGSLALANYRDLILALPYILLGMVLILIFARDLNILMLGEEAAITAGVHVERLKRLLLVAGSLTVAAAVSVSGIIGFVGLIVPHIIRLIVGPDHRILLPTAALGGAMFLVVSDTVARSLAPPTEIPVGVVTAVFGAPFFLYLLRKRKQQLL; the protein is encoded by the coding sequence TTGGGGCAGCGTAGAAAATGGACCTTGGTGTTGCTCCTCATGCTGGTGGGGCTAATCTGTGTGGGTGTGTTTGTTACCACCATTGGTCCTGCCAACATTACCATGAAGAATGCGTTTCGGATCATCCTGAGCCGGATCCCTGGGGTGGGGAAACTGATCACCCCCGATTGGCCCACTAGCCATGAGATCATCGTCTTGCGGGTCAGGCTGCCCCGGGTATTGGTGGGCGTGGTGGTGGGCGCGGGTCTATCCATTGCCGGCGTGTCTTTTCAGGGGCTGTTTCGCAACTCCATGGCGGATCCTTATGTGATCGGCATTTCCGGTGGAGGCTCCTTTGGGGCCAGCCTAGCCATCGTGCTCGGTGTGACCTCCCCCATCCCCTGGATCGGGGCTGTGCCCTTGTGTGCTTTTCTTGGTGCGTTGGGAACCGCCTTTGTGGTGTATCGTATCGCCAAGGTGGGGCGGCGGGTGCCCGCTGATACGCTGCTTCTTTCCGGCATTGCGGTGGGAGCTTTGCTTTCGGCTTTGGTATCCTTGATGATGTTGTTAAGTAGCAAGGATTTGTATCAGATTTTGTACTGGGGGCTAGGCAGCCTGGCTTTGGCCAATTACCGGGATCTGATCCTGGCCTTGCCCTACATCCTTTTGGGTATGGTATTGATCCTCATTTTCGCGAGGGATCTAAACATCCTGATGCTCGGTGAGGAGGCGGCCATCACCGCCGGGGTCCATGTGGAACGGTTGAAGCGACTACTTCTGGTGGCCGGTTCTTTAACGGTGGCTGCGGCGGTGAGTGTCAGCGGAATCATCGGTTTTGTGGGGCTTATCGTCCCCCACATAATTCGACTCATCGTGGGGCCGGATCATCGGATTTTGTTGCCCACCGCGGCTTTGGGCGGTGCCATGTTCTTGGTGGTCAGTGATACCGTCGCCAGGAGCCTGGCCCCACCCACGGAGATTCCCGTCGGGGTGGTCACCGCGGTGTTTGGAGCGCCCTTCTTTTTGTACCTGCTGCGCAAGCGAAAGCAACAATTGCTGTAG
- a CDS encoding ABC transporter substrate-binding protein: MNSRRQLFILVLLMSILLVTPLVEAFPVTVTDSLGREVTVTKRPQRIISLAPASTENLFRLGLADRIVGVTEFCNYPPEAAAKPKVGDFFTPSLEMVIVQEPDLVVTAGGLHVTLQHIARLEELGVPVYVYEPSSLEEVMSGIMNLGLITDTVAAAEEIVAQMRREIAEVQSLVAAQREKPEVFVLIGIYEGFISSVGPNTFIGDVVEVAGGLNAARESIEEWPRYSFEVLLEKDPDVILSTTEYYPDGATSVYELYGWDALSAVRNKRVHQVSNLDAINRGTYRTTGILLEIAQVFYPGLVD, encoded by the coding sequence ATGAATTCTCGCAGACAACTGTTCATTTTAGTTTTGCTTATGAGTATCCTTTTGGTTACCCCACTGGTGGAGGCCTTTCCGGTTACAGTGACCGATTCCTTGGGGCGTGAGGTGACCGTTACCAAGCGGCCCCAGCGGATTATCTCCCTAGCCCCCGCTAGTACCGAGAACTTGTTCCGGTTGGGTCTGGCGGACCGGATCGTGGGGGTCACCGAGTTTTGCAACTACCCGCCAGAGGCGGCAGCCAAGCCCAAGGTGGGGGACTTTTTCACCCCTAGTTTGGAGATGGTCATCGTCCAGGAACCAGATCTGGTGGTGACTGCCGGGGGCTTGCACGTTACTTTACAGCATATTGCCCGCCTCGAAGAACTGGGTGTTCCCGTTTACGTCTATGAACCCAGTTCCCTGGAGGAAGTGATGAGCGGGATTATGAACCTGGGGCTGATCACCGATACGGTGGCCGCGGCGGAGGAGATTGTGGCCCAGATGCGCCGGGAGATCGCAGAAGTGCAGAGTCTGGTGGCTGCCCAGAGGGAGAAGCCCGAAGTCTTTGTGCTTATCGGCATTTACGAAGGCTTCATTAGTTCAGTAGGTCCCAACACCTTCATCGGCGACGTGGTGGAGGTAGCGGGGGGCTTGAATGCCGCCAGGGAGTCCATTGAGGAGTGGCCCCGTTACAGCTTCGAGGTGCTTTTGGAGAAGGATCCTGATGTGATCCTTTCCACCACCGAGTATTATCCCGATGGGGCCACGAGCGTCTATGAGCTTTACGGCTGGGATGCTTTGAGTGCTGTGCGTAACAAGCGGGTGCACCAGGTGAGTAATCTGGATGCCATCAACCGGGGGACCTATCGGACCACGGGCATCCTGTTGGAGATTGCCCAGGTGTTTTACCCGGGCCTTGTAGACTAG
- a CDS encoding quinate 5-dehydrogenase — protein sequence MKRVVSVSIGSATRNSSSEIEVLGERIQIERIGTDGDLEKAAALIRELDGKVDAIGIGGMDLYIGWGQHKYVFRDAKKLIAGAKQTPIVDGTGLKDGLEAYLVKYLQEAGIDFSDKKVLVVSMMDRFGLGQALTEVSREIIYGDLMFCLQIPIPLRRVSSLKGLARIVAPVICQLPFKLVYPTGAKQHEITPRFQKYYAWADVIAGDFHFIRKFMPEDLSGKMIITNTVTPENRRELQARKVATLVTTTPNIGGRAYGTNVMEALLVAISGRPAGELTPADYLELLLKIGFKPDIQQLNN from the coding sequence TTGAAACGGGTTGTCAGCGTCAGTATCGGGTCAGCCACCCGCAATAGCAGCTCTGAGATCGAAGTCCTGGGCGAAAGGATCCAAATCGAGCGCATTGGCACCGATGGCGATCTAGAAAAGGCCGCAGCACTCATCCGGGAATTGGATGGTAAGGTGGATGCCATCGGCATCGGCGGCATGGATCTTTACATCGGTTGGGGCCAACACAAGTACGTCTTCCGGGATGCCAAAAAGCTCATTGCAGGAGCCAAACAGACACCCATTGTGGATGGCACTGGACTCAAGGACGGCCTGGAGGCCTATCTGGTGAAATACCTCCAGGAAGCGGGGATTGACTTCTCTGACAAGAAGGTCCTCGTGGTCTCCATGATGGATCGCTTCGGCCTAGGGCAAGCCCTCACCGAAGTCAGTAGGGAGATCATTTATGGTGATCTTATGTTTTGTCTCCAGATCCCCATTCCCCTGAGGCGAGTGTCCTCCCTGAAGGGCTTGGCACGCATCGTAGCACCGGTAATCTGTCAGCTGCCCTTTAAGCTGGTATACCCCACCGGAGCCAAGCAACATGAGATCACACCCCGCTTTCAGAAGTACTATGCCTGGGCCGATGTGATCGCGGGCGACTTTCACTTCATCCGCAAATTTATGCCCGAGGACCTCAGCGGCAAGATGATTATCACCAACACGGTGACACCGGAAAACCGTCGGGAACTGCAGGCCCGCAAAGTGGCTACCTTAGTCACCACCACGCCCAACATTGGTGGTAGGGCCTACGGCACAAACGTTATGGAGGCCCTTTTGGTGGCCATCAGCGGTCGGCCCGCAGGGGAATTGACCCCTGCGGACTACCTGGAGCTACTTTTGAAGATAGGTTTCAAACCCGACATCCAGCAGCTCAACAACTAG